The following proteins are encoded in a genomic region of Enterocloster clostridioformis:
- a CDS encoding site-specific integrase produces the protein MPVFKNEDNGTWYVMARYVNWKGERKQKCKRGFATKKEAQEWERMFLLQTSSDLDMSFEAFTERYVNDIKNRLKENTWLTKEHIIRTKILPYFGKLKISEITTKEVITWQNEMLAYRDEKKKPYSQTYLKTLHNQLSAIFNHAVRYYDLRSNPAAKVGNMGSEEHKEMLFWTREEYKKFADEMMDKPVSFYAFEMLYWCGIREGELLALTAADFDFEKETVKISKSYQRLHGEDVITTPKTKKSNRTIKMPHFLCEEMQEYIGMLYGLKKKDRIFTVTKSYLHHEMDRGAKAAGVKRIRIHDLRHSHISLLIDMGFSAVAIADRVGHESIDITYQYAHLFPSKQTEMANRLDDLGKGDFENVG, from the coding sequence ATGCCGGTATTTAAGAACGAAGATAACGGCACTTGGTATGTGATGGCTCGGTATGTGAACTGGAAAGGCGAGCGGAAACAGAAGTGCAAGCGTGGGTTTGCCACAAAGAAAGAAGCGCAGGAATGGGAGCGGATGTTCCTGTTGCAGACTTCTTCAGACCTCGATATGAGCTTTGAAGCCTTTACGGAGCGATATGTGAACGATATTAAAAACCGCCTGAAAGAGAACACATGGCTGACAAAAGAGCATATCATCCGCACAAAAATTTTGCCTTATTTCGGCAAGCTGAAAATCAGCGAGATTACCACAAAAGAAGTTATCACATGGCAGAATGAAATGCTTGCCTACCGTGACGAGAAGAAAAAGCCGTATTCGCAGACCTACCTCAAAACGCTGCACAATCAGTTATCGGCAATCTTTAACCACGCTGTCCGTTATTATGATTTGCGCTCCAATCCTGCGGCAAAGGTGGGAAATATGGGGAGTGAGGAACACAAGGAAATGCTGTTTTGGACGAGAGAGGAATATAAGAAATTTGCCGATGAAATGATGGATAAGCCTGTTTCCTTTTATGCGTTTGAAATGCTTTACTGGTGCGGTATCCGAGAGGGCGAGCTGCTTGCCCTGACCGCTGCCGATTTCGATTTTGAAAAGGAAACGGTAAAAATCAGTAAATCCTATCAACGGTTGCATGGCGAAGATGTGATTACCACGCCGAAAACAAAGAAAAGCAACCGCACAATTAAAATGCCGCATTTTCTCTGTGAGGAAATGCAGGAGTATATCGGGATGCTCTACGGTCTGAAAAAGAAAGACCGTATTTTCACGGTAACGAAAAGCTATCTTCATCACGAGATGGACAGAGGGGCGAAAGCCGCAGGAGTGAAACGCATACGGATTCACGATTTAAGGCATAGCCATATCAGTTTGCTGATTGATATGGGATTTTCGGCGGTGGCGATTGCTGACCGTGTGGGGCATGAAAGCATTGACATCACTTATCAGTACGCACACCTGTTTCCGTCAAAGCAGACGGAAATGGCGAACAGACTGGATGATTTGGGGAAAGGAGATTTTGAAAATGTCGGCTAA
- a CDS encoding plasmid mobilization protein, translated as MSAKNRDNKNRWRNVTVGFRVSPEESEQINKAVRLSGLSKQDYITRRLLCQDVVVQGNPRVYKALRNELAAVLAELQRIEAGGGVSDELLDTIELIAIILGGLKGEDGNGK; from the coding sequence ATGTCGGCTAAGAACAGGGATAACAAAAACCGTTGGAGAAATGTCACGGTAGGGTTTCGGGTGTCTCCCGAAGAAAGCGAACAGATTAACAAAGCGGTGCGCCTGTCAGGGCTTAGCAAGCAGGATTATATTACAAGGCGGCTCTTGTGTCAGGATGTTGTGGTACAGGGTAATCCGAGGGTATATAAGGCTCTCCGCAATGAGCTTGCCGCCGTCCTTGCAGAATTGCAGAGGATTGAAGCGGGCGGCGGTGTGAGTGACGAACTGCTTGACACAATCGAACTGATTGCGATTATCCTCGGCGGTCTGAAAGGAGAGGATGGGAATGGAAAATAA
- a CDS encoding helix-turn-helix transcriptional regulator, whose protein sequence is MSKMGENFMYKNKAGDGGNNICGQRIKEIREKLPEKTSQRKLADMLQRTGLDIDKNAVQRIESGKRFVTDIELKVIAEVLGVSYQELLDD, encoded by the coding sequence ATGTCAAAAATGGGAGAGAACTTTATGTATAAAAATAAAGCAGGGGACGGCGGCAACAATATCTGTGGACAGAGGATAAAAGAAATCAGAGAGAAGCTACCAGAAAAAACGTCACAAAGAAAGTTAGCGGATATGCTTCAAAGAACAGGACTGGACATTGATAAAAATGCTGTGCAGAGGATAGAGAGCGGGAAACGGTTTGTGACGGATATTGAGTTGAAGGTTATTGCGGAAGTTCTGGGAGTGAGCTATCAGGAATTGCTAGATGATTAG
- a CDS encoding LysR family transcriptional regulator produces the protein MENRFIRADDVARELSVSKPYAYKLIRQLNEELKAQGFITIAGRVNRQYFYERLYGAGQEQGKEME, from the coding sequence ATGGAAAATAGATTTATCCGTGCTGATGATGTGGCACGGGAATTAAGCGTATCAAAACCTTATGCCTATAAGCTCATCCGACAGTTAAATGAGGAATTAAAAGCGCAGGGGTTTATTACGATTGCAGGGCGTGTCAACCGCCAGTATTTTTATGAAAGGCTCTATGGAGCAGGGCAGGAACAGGGAAAGGAGATGGAGTAA
- a CDS encoding helix-turn-helix domain-containing protein, whose protein sequence is MAIGERIHFFRIMRGMTQKYLGTLVGFPDKSADVRLAQYETGSRKPKADLTAALAQVLDVSPQALDVPDIDSYIGLMHTLFTLEDIYGLTVSEADGEVCLKVNKDKGKEAYELLKMLSAWKEQADKLSADEISREEYDRWRYYYPKFDTTQIWAKVPSQELSDAMVDAFKDHLQSDKKR, encoded by the coding sequence ATGGCGATTGGCGAAAGAATACACTTTTTCCGCATTATGCGGGGTATGACGCAGAAATATCTCGGTACGCTTGTGGGATTTCCCGACAAGAGTGCGGATGTGCGTCTGGCACAGTACGAAACAGGCTCACGCAAGCCGAAAGCAGACTTAACCGCCGCATTAGCGCAGGTACTCGATGTTTCTCCGCAGGCTCTCGATGTTCCTGACATTGACAGCTATATCGGACTTATGCACACCTTATTTACCCTTGAAGATATTTACGGTCTGACCGTCAGCGAAGCAGACGGAGAAGTCTGCCTAAAAGTCAACAAGGATAAAGGCAAAGAAGCCTACGAGCTGCTGAAAATGCTCTCTGCATGGAAAGAACAGGCGGACAAACTCTCTGCCGATGAAATCAGCAGGGAAGAATATGACCGTTGGCGTTATTACTATCCAAAGTTCGATACCACGCAAATCTGGGCGAAAGTTCCTTCGCAGGAATTAAGCGACGCAATGGTTGACGCTTTCAAAGACCATCTCCAATCTGACAAAAAAAGATAA